The stretch of DNA CCCAGGAACCCAGGGGAAGCTGCTGCCCCAGCAATCCTGACCCGGACGACAGATATTACAATGGTGAGGAGTTCTCATTCCCTCACCTGGCTTCAGCACACTTCTCCCGACTACTAGGGCAAACTGAAGGGCGCCTGGGAGCTCAGTCTCTCTGAGGTTGGTCAGTCCCTGGGGAGGATGTGAGCTGGGGGAACCTCTCTGACCTACCTCCACCCTGGTTTAGGATGTAAGGCTTGTGTGGAGGAAGAAGTTGATCCCGTGGGATCTCCCTTTGCCCTCCATTCTGTTGTCctctatttttctgtctctgccCCCGGggcctccctctttcttctctgcagAAGCAGGAATCTCCCTGTATCTGGCTCAGACGGCCCGGGGCACGGCCGCCCTGGGCGAGGGTCCTGTCTACAGCACCATTGACCCAGCGGGGGAGGAGCTGCAGACCTTCCATGGGGGCTTCCCCCAACATCCCTCAGGGGATGTGGGCCCCTGGAGCCAGTATGCTCCTCCAGAGTGGAGCCAGGGGGACAGTGGTATGACTCCAACTCCTGAAACCCCGTTTAGCCCTGACCAGGGTATTCCCAAAGAGGATCCTCCTCCCTGACCCTCTGGCACCTAGCCTGGCACTTCCTTCTGACCGGTCTCATCTCTGGCTCTTTCCTGCCTGTTGTCCGGGCCTCCCTATCCTATTCTCCTCAGGAGCCAAGGGAGGCAGAGTGAAGCTTCTGGGGAAACCTGTGCCCTCTCTGAACTGGCCAgaagccctgcccccacctcctcctgCTTGTGAACTGAGCTGCCTAGAGGGACCCGAGGAGGAACTGGAGGGCGGGTAAGGATGCTCCCTGCTTCCAGGCCCACACACCTGCGGCCAGACCATGGGCTGCTGGGGGATGCAGAGAGGCTggcagaggaaggggaaggggcagcAGGGAAGCCAAAGGGAAGGTATGGAAGCAACTCagccctttccttctctcctgcctctttGACACCAGCTCAGAGCCAGAGGAGTGGTGCCCGCCAATGCCTGAGAGAAGCCACCTGACGGAGCCCAGCTCCAGTGGAGGGTGCCTGGTCACTCCATCCCGAAGGGAAACCCCCTCTCCCACGCCCTCCTATGGACAGCAGTCCACAGCCACTCTTACCCCCTCACCTCCtgaccctccccagcccccaactGACATGCCCTGTCTCCATCAGATGCCCAGGTAGGGAGGTATATAGTACCTCATGCATTACAAGCCCTCTACACATATCTACTCGGTAGATGACTGagtggagggatggatggatggatggatggatggatggatggatggatggatggaNNNNNNNNNNggatggatggatggatggatggatggatggatggatggatggatggatctgGGGTACAGAAGTCTCAGAGCTGTGTCAGGATGGAAGTGTAATTTGGACAGGAATATGGAAGCTGACAAGATCTCTCATGCCCATTAGACTGGCTCTCGCTGGAGTGGTCAGCAAGCTTCCTGAGACATTTCAGATATGGCTCTCCTCATGCTTCTCTAGCTTGGGAGGACTTATGGGCGGACGGGTTGTGTCTCATTTATCTGTTAGGCTGGGtgtctagcacagtgccaggcacatagtaggcactcaggtTTTGTGGAGGGAACAGATGCTGAGGCCTCCTGTCATTGCAGGAGGGTGCCCCTTGGGCCGAGTTCCCCTCTCAGTGTATCCCAGCCCATGCTGGGCATCCGTGAAGGGAGgcctgctggcctgggtgctggcCCTGCAGCCtcaccccacctcagccccagTCCTGCCCCTAGCATAGCCAGCAGTGCCCCAGGTAAGTCTGTACAACCTCCTTTGTCCCCTGAACCCCTCcagtgcttgcttccccttcacccttaGGCCCCTTTCCTGATCTTTGCCCTTACCCGTCCCTCTTCCCGTCTCCTAATGCTACAGGCAGAACCTGGCAGGGGAATGGGGAGATGACTCCCCCACTTCAAGGACCCCGTGCTCGATTCCGGAAGAAACCCAAGGCTCTTCCCTACAGGAGGGAGCACAGTCCTGGGGGTGAGGGAGGATGCACCTGGGATATGGTGACAGAAATGGTGGGGGGACAGGCAGGAAACCAAGGGCGCATtctgggggctggaggagggaacaGGTGAACTCCAATCTTGGGCTGTTCGTTGGCAGCCTCCTGGTGCCAGGGAATGCAGATAAGAGAAAGATAGTGACAGGAGTGGCAGGAGGCTCCGCTGAAAACAGCTCCCTCCCCAGACTTGCCCCCACCACCCTTGCCACCGCCGGAGGAAGAGGCGAGCTGGGCCCTAGAGCTGAGGGCAGCAGGCAGCATGTCTTCCCTGGAGCGGGAGCGCAGTGGGGAGATGAAAGTGGTACAGGCCGTGCCCCTGGCAGCCCAGCGGGGGCCCCACCTGGATGGTAAGCAGggccagggcaggcaggaggGCTGCTGCCACAAGGGACTGTGGGCTTTGGGACAGGGTCCGATAGCAGACCAGCTCAGCCCTCTCTTTAGTTAGGTCCATGCATTTGATCCACATCAAACTCCCCTGTCTCTCTAGCTGTCTCTGAGCACAATCCCATGAAGTCCCAAGTTGTGTTCATTCCCAGGATAGAAGCCCAGATGAGAGGACTGGGGTCTAGGTACTCTGTCCCTGCTCCCCACAAGGCTCCCTCTGATTGGGAGCTTCCCCGCAGCGTTCTGAGTACCCGTGATGTCAaggccatgtgccaggcactctgctgcTCCTCAGCCCCAGGCTGGCTGAGCTCTGTGCCTGCCCTTCCATCTTCTTCCAGAGCTGCACTTGTGGTCAGGGTGGCAGGGTGGGTGACAGGGAAGTTCTGCTCCTTGCCTGCACCTGGCTGCCTTTCGCTCTTGTGCTGCAGAAGAGGCCTGGCTCCCGTACAGCAGACCAAGCTTCCTATCCCGGGGCCAGGGCACCAGCACCTGTTCCACGGCTGGCAGCAACTCTTCCAGGGGCTCCAGCAGCTCTAGGGGATCCCGGGGCCCTGGCCGGAGCCGGAGTCGGAGCCGGAGCCAGAGCCAAAGGCCGGGACAGAAACGCCGAGAGGTAGGGGCTATAGATTGCAGAAAAATGAGGGGAGAGGACTAGGGAAGGGTGGACCAAGGTGTAATGGAAAACAGGAAGGTAGGCAAGGGCTTGTAGAGGAGTGTCAAAAGGAGGGGATCGAGAGAGTAAGGGGGAGGGAGGAATCCTGTAGAAGTGACAAGGGGACTGagtgtggtgggtcatgcctgtaatcctagcactttgggagactgaggcgggcggatcccttgagctcaggagttcgagattagcctgggcaatatggtgaaatcccatctctacaaaaaaaaaatacaaaattagctgggcgcggtgttgtgctcctgtagtcccagctactccggaggcttgaggtgggaggatagcttaagcctgggcggtcaaggctgcagtgagccatgatcacaccactgcactccagctaggtgacagagtgagactctgtctcaaacaaaacaacaccAAACAGAAGAAATGACAAGGGGTAAGGACAAGATGATACATAATCGAGGAGTCTGGGCTCACCATAGGAGAACTGGGTTAGGAGGGAGAAAGCCCGAACCCCTCTTGGACTTGTTTGCCCTGGGCCAGGGTTTCACAAaacagcatctctctctctccctaggAACCAAGATGACCTTGTTGGGGCATTGAGAATATCAGGAGTGCCACAGGGAAGGGTAGTATGGATGTCTTTTCCCTCCCAGCAGTGATGAGTAGGGCTAACTGAAGCCCATTGGTTTCCACGATTTCAATTGACTGAGAAGGCAGAGAGCTagctcctccctttctttctctttctacctGAGACttgtttataaaaaacaaaacaataaaaagagtCTGATCAGAGCCCAGGGCCTTGTCTGTCTGGTTCTGTGCAGAAGGCTGGAAAGAAGGCGACTGCAGGGTCCTATATATCAGCACACACTGGTAGCTTCTGCTTCCCTTTCCCCTCTGTCCAAAGTACTAAGttaggcacaatggctcacacctgtaatcccagcactttaggaggctgaggcaggaggatcacttgagcccaggagtttgagaccagcctgggcaacctagcaagaccttgtgtctacacacacactaactaactaaatacataaagaaatcaGCCAGGTACggttgtgtgcacctgtcatTCTatctgcttgggaagctgaggcagtagtaTCGCCTGAACCCAGGTGTTAGAGGTTAtagggagctatgattgtgccactggacttcatcctgggtgacagagtgagaccctatctcaaaaacaaacacaaaaaaccgAAAAAACACTAGGTGGGGACTGTACTGTCCCACTTCTTAATGGAGTAAGAAGCTCACTGTCCCCGAGTTACAGCCATAGACTTTCCAAATGCCCAGTAATAAGACACACGTTCCACCTTTGGACGGTCAAGCCAGGCCCTTCTTTAGTGCCCTCCTCTGGGGTCTGTCTACTTTCCCACAAGAAAATACACCCCTCacaaaaaattatcttgaaaaacTCAAAGGAGTTTTTGGGAGCTTATGGGAGAAaccccaggcaagaaggaagaGCATGCTTTTTCAAACCCTCTGACTCCGTCACAGAGGGTATGTACAAACGGGCACCTCTTGCTGGGCCCACATGTGATTGGGTTGACAGGCACAGAACTGTTGAGACTTTTTTGTGGTGAATGCCACGGTCCTCGTCACCTCCTGCCCCGCATCCCGTGTACTCACTGGTGACCTGAGGTTTTGTTCCTTCTCGCTTGCTCTACCCTTGACTCAGTGACTTCCCTGGACTCTCTGGGCTTGGCGGCTGCCCTCCAGGCCCAGGCCCTGACCTCGTCTGCCCCTTTGACCTATGAGTGTACAAATCTCTCTGTCCCTTTCAGTCTGGCAAACAGGGTTGGaatgttttcaaaaggaattttaccaggaagctaaaaaaaaacacaaaaacccaaaacaaccccccccccccccacaaaatccagaaaaggaaaagcaaatacaGAGGAACGGATGTGTATGTGGAACACTGATTCTTCCTCCTGAGATCACAAAAATCCGGCCCAGACTGTCCTGATGAATGTGATCCAGGAAGCCCCCAGTCCCCATggtcctgcctcactcagcctctcaACTCCCAGTGGCCTCCAAGTAGAGCTGCTGGGTTTGAGGGATGAGTACCCCCTTTTAAGCTCTGCTTCCTGTGGCCTGTCATGCTCTGTAGCATCCCCTCCACCAACTTGTGGATTCTGCCCCTGACCTTTCCCGCCAAGGGAGGAAGATGCAGGCCTGCCTGCCCTCCAGCGCCTCCTGTGGCTCAGGCCCTGAAGTCCTGCTTCGAGGTTCGtctctctgttctgttttttcctttgaagTGTGTTCCCAAGCCAACTGTGACAGGTGCTTCTAGCTTTTGTGGAGTTAAGCAACTTTGCCTATTTTAAGAAACCATCTGGGACTGCTGAAAGCAGTTGTCTCCTCAGGATGGGTGAAATCAAGGGGTTAATTTGATCAAGTCGGCCTGCcctgcttgctttttgtttttttcctttctccatgaAGCACAAGGCTTTGGTAGCTGAAGGCCTCGCTGTTGAACGTGGAAACAACCTTCCCTGGCTACTTTGTGGATAACATTCATAGGTCGCCATGAGAATGGCGCCACAGTCATTTTTCAGGAACTTGGGACAGCTCTTGTCCAGCTCAAACCGATCGAGACCACCGACCTTTCAACTAGGCCTCTGCAAGTGCTCTGCAAGTGCTTTGACATCAGAGGGCCAAAAACTCCACCCTCAGATCATAACATTTTCATAacaaccattttcttttctttctttctttcttttttttttcttgagaccgagtctctctctgtcacccaggctggagtgcagtggcgtgatctccgctcgctgcaagctccacctgccaggtaggttcatgccattctcctgcctcagcttcctgagtagctgggactacaggtgcttgccaccacgcccggataattttttgtatttttttttttagtagagatggggtttctactaACACGGGGACCacctatgttagccaggatggtctcgatctcctgacctcgtgatctgcctacctgcgcctcccaaagtgctgggattacaggcgtgagccaccgtgcccagccagcacaACAATTTTCTACACATATGTCCTTATGAAATGCCATGAACCCCAACTACACTTGGGCAGAACGAACCTATTACTTAATTTTCCCCACTCCCAATCACCCTTCCCCATGCCTTAAACCATCCCACTTCCCTCAGCCATAAATATCCCTAAGGCTTATCTTGGGGAGGTGGATTTGAGAGCTGTTCTCCCATGTCCTCACTCAGCAGTCTTGCACATAAATCTTTCCTCTTTTGCAAAACTTCTGTCACAGTGATTGATTTACTGTGCACAGGCAGACGGGCCCTGGACCTGGTGGTAATGTAAGTTGCCAGGACCAGCAGATCCTGAAACTGCCCACCCCGCCCTTCCTATATTCTGCTTAAAATTTGGTGGATGAacctcattcttccttttttttttttttttttttttgagacggagtcttgctctgttgtccaggctggagtgcagtggccggatctcagctcactgcaagctccgcctcccgggtttacgccattctcctgcctcagcctcctgagcagctgggactacaggcgcctgccacctcacccagctagttttttgtattttttagtagagacaaggtttcaccgtgttagccaggatggtctcgatctcctgatctcgtgatccacccgtctcggcctcccaaagtgctgggattacaggcttgagctaccgtgcctggccctcattCTTCCTTTAATTGCAGAACAGAAATGTGTGATACTCCCTGAGTGTCAATGAATGCCTGATCCCTACCTAACGCAGGAAACTCTTGCTATCTCTCCAGGTGCTCCCCTAAAAATGGTGCTCCGAGGAATGATCTCACAGACTCAAGTCTTGACCATTTTATCGTGTCAAATTTCTTAAGCTCATAGTGACAACGGTATAAGGATGGTGCTTTTGACCTACAGTCTCACACCTCCCTTCCTTCAGCATCCTCCCTAGACCCAGCCTTGAACCCGTTGCTTGGCATGAGGTGCCAAGTGGCATTCATAATTATTCTCTTTACATGGTGAAGTTGGCAGACATTTGAGCTCTTTTCTAGAGGAGGGGCCCAGGTAAGGCTGAGAGGGGGCTCCGAGAAGCTCCTTCCTCCACAGTCCTCTCCCAGCAGCCACTGTTGTTCTCCACGAAGGCACCTCTGGCTCCTCTACTTCCTGTGATCCAAATGGGTGGGGAGAGCAGGAGACTGGGCTGTTCTTCAGGCCAAAGCGACCTGGTAGTGGGAGTGGATGGCACAGAGGAGAAAGCAGTGGCTAGGAGTCAGGTGGAGATGATGTTTTGCCCCCTGAGGGCTCCAGGTCAGCTTTgctctaattttgttttcatttgttttcacaaTCCTGGAGGGAGAAGTGTCCAGAGGCTTGGGAAGGTGGACCCCAGCTGTGGAGAAACACAGGCCAAGACCCACACACCACAGCCCAGGTCTTGTGGGTGGACAGGAGAAGTGGTTCTGATTCCCGTGTGGGCAGTCTCAGGGACACTGTTCAGGAGTAATCTACAGGAGAAGCTGAAGGACAGTGGAGTTATCTCCCCTGCTCCTTATCTCCCTTCCCCAATGACAGGCTTCCTCCTGGCTTCTTCCCAGAGGCCCTCTGGTCAAGATGGACACATTAGCCAGGAAGACAGACACTCACCACCAGCCTTGGGCACAGGACAGTGGAGCTGACTTCGCTGGGAAGAGATCCGAGAGTCAGGGGGCCAGGGAGGCATCCCCCTTCCCAGCCGCTGGGTGTGGTTGACCTCCATGTCTTCCAACCAGTCTGGCCTCCACTCCCACAGGGGCAGGGAGAGGCTGGGGGTCAGGAAGATGTCATCCCTTGGGGAGGGAGGTGATGAGGCATCTGTCAGGGAGGGTAGAGGTGTCTGTGGGGGGTTGACCTTCAGCCCCTAGGGGCCAGTTTAGTACAGGAAGCTTAGGACCAGCTCAGGGCATGTACCCAGCCCTAAACATAACCTAGCCACAACTCAGCCCATCAGTCCCAGAGGCCACATCCCCAGGGGCCTGATCCATTTGCTTCTTGAGGGAGAAGTGATTGAACTGTTTCTTCCCAGCCCAGCTCTGGGCCTTCTATCTGCACTCGCCTTGCACATCCCCATTCCCTGGGCATTCTTCTTCTGCCATCATGGGCACCTCTGTCCTGGATAATCCTTGCCCTCCCATTTACCACAATCCTGGTTGTTTTTAAAATGGGGACGGGGGATCTGATGGTGCATGTGGGGAAGGGACACCAAAGCAGCCAGGACCCTGCACTATCTTCTACTGACATGGAGATAAAGGTCCCACTGTGCTGGGAATGTCAGGGGTGAGCCCAGTGGCTCCTCAGCCCCAGCCACGGACAGGGCAGGAGGATGGGATTGGAAGAGGATGGAGCAACCTTTCCTGGAGACTCAAGTCAGGGTAAGAGGGGAGTCCTAGAGGCAGGAAAATGGACCTACAGTTGGCTGCCTTTAGAATTGGACAATTTAGGCCAGGctcagcggctcatgcctataatcccaacacttcgggaagctgaggcaggcagatcacttgaggtcaggagttcaaaaccagcctggccaacatgaaaccccgtctctactgaaagtacaaaaaaaattagctgggcatggcaggtgcctgtaatcccagctacttgggaggctgaggcaggagaatctcttgaacctgggaggcagaggttacagtgaactcagatcatgccactgcctgggcaaaacaaacaaacaaacaaacaaaacaaaaacaaacaaacaaacgaattGGACCATTTGTCCTTGTTCtgtgggtgaccttgggcaagctaatAAAACTATCTGACTTAACGTTTCCTCATTGGGATAAGAGGGATAAAGAATATTCCACATAGACTTTCAATATTAAATGTATGCAAAGCACTTATCATAGTACCTGAGATACAGTAATCGTTCAATAAAACTAGTTGTTTTAACAACGATGGCATTATGATGGTTGTTAGAAAGGCGAGGGGCATGAGTGAGGAGTAAGATGCGGAGACCTCACCTACCTGTGAAGACGCAGTCTGCCTCCCTGGGCTGTAGACCAAAACCAAAG from Piliocolobus tephrosceles isolate RC106 chromosome 13, ASM277652v3, whole genome shotgun sequence encodes:
- the ROBO3 gene encoding roundabout homolog 3 isoform X2 yields the protein MGLGPAPYPWLADSWPHPSRSPSAQEPRGSCCPSNPDPDDRYYNEAGISLYLAQTARGTAALGEGPVYSTIDPAGEELQTFHGGFPQHPSGDVGPWSQYAPPEWSQGDSGAKGGRVKLLGKPVPSLNWPEALPPPPPACELSCLEGPEEELEGGSEPEEWCPPMPERSHLTEPSSSGGCLVTPSRRETPSPTPSYGQQSTATLTPSPPDPPQPPTDMPCLHQMPRRVPLGPSSPLSVSQPMLGIREGRPAGLGAGPAASPHLSPSPAPSIASSAPGRTWQGNGEMTPPLQGPRARFRKKPKALPYRREHSPGDLPPPPLPPPEEEASWALELRAAGSMSSLERERSGEMKVVQAVPLAAQRGPHLDEEAWLPYSRPSFLSRGQGTSTCSTAGSNSSRGSSSSRGSRGPGRSRSRSRSQSQRPGQKRREEPR
- the ROBO3 gene encoding roundabout homolog 3 isoform X3, which encodes MGLGPAPYPWLADSWPHPSRSPSAQEPRGSCCPSNPDPDDRYYNGAKGGRVKLLGKPVPSLNWPEALPPPPPACELSCLEGPEEELEGGSEPEEWCPPMPERSHLTEPSSSGGCLVTPSRRETPSPTPSYGQQSTATLTPSPPDPPQPPTDMPCLHQMPRRVPLGPSSPLSVSQPMLGIREGRPAGLGAGPAASPHLSPSPAPSIASSAPGRTWQGNGEMTPPLQGPRARFRKKPKALPYRREHSPGDLPPPPLPPPEEEASWALELRAAGSMSSLERERSGEMKVVQAVPLAAQRGPHLDEEAWLPYSRPSFLSRGQGTSTCSTAGSNSSRGSSSSRGSRGPGRSRSRSRSQSQRPGQKRREEPR